In the Peptoclostridium acidaminophilum DSM 3953 genome, one interval contains:
- a CDS encoding YggT family protein: protein MYVIVRALGYFVQFLELMIFIRIIMSWVRVNPYSSFYSFVFKVTEPILGPFREGMNRLINTGSIDFSPIVALLAIRFVYNMLVGILLRIGF from the coding sequence ATGTATGTTATAGTGAGGGCGCTAGGATATTTTGTGCAATTTTTGGAGCTAATGATTTTCATAAGGATAATAATGTCATGGGTCAGAGTCAATCCGTATTCGTCTTTTTACTCATTTGTATTCAAAGTTACAGAGCCAATACTGGGACCTTTCAGAGAGGGAATGAACAGGCTTATAAACACAGGCTCAATAGATTTTTCACCCATCGTGGCTCTGCTTGCCATAAGGTTTGTATATAATATGCTGGTGGGAATACTTCTTAGAATAGGGTTTTAG
- a CDS encoding cell division protein SepF, whose translation MSGKMVEKMKRLMGFEEDFENDVFEEEEELEQVAAKEVPRNSKIVNIHATTQMKVMLYEPLSYEEVPGIVDNLKARKAVIVNLQSIQDNDTAKTIFDFLNGAVYALEGTIQKVSSGIFILAPTNIDIDANIKKELENKVLFPWQK comes from the coding sequence ATGTCTGGAAAAATGGTTGAAAAAATGAAGAGGCTTATGGGTTTTGAAGAGGATTTTGAAAACGATGTCTTTGAGGAAGAGGAAGAATTAGAGCAGGTTGCAGCCAAGGAAGTACCAAGAAACAGCAAGATTGTAAACATCCATGCAACTACGCAGATGAAGGTTATGCTCTATGAGCCGCTCAGTTATGAAGAGGTACCCGGCATAGTGGACAACCTTAAGGCCAGAAAGGCTGTCATAGTGAATTTGCAAAGTATTCAAGACAACGATACTGCAAAGACTATATTCGATTTTTTAAACGGAGCTGTTTATGCGCTTGAAGGTACCATACAGAAGGTTTCAAGCGGCATTTTCATATTGGCTCCAACCAATATAGACATAGATGCAAACATAAAGAAGGAACTCGAAAACAAGGTGCTTTTTCCTTGGCAAAAATAA
- a CDS encoding YggS family pyridoxal phosphate-dependent enzyme: MSSYIADNLKEISQKIQAGAEKSGRNTSDIVLIAVTKTVDEDKINEAIEHGVTDIGENKPQEIVRKFDNIIGNVRWHLIGSLQTNKVKYIIDKVDLIHSLDREGLAKEIDKRAKAAGKIMDCLVQINISNEDTKHGLDESEVEDFIRTVSSSCPNIRIRGLMAMAPFVEDPEESRIYFKKIKEISLKIENLNIQGVYMDYLSMGMSNDYEIALQEGSNMVRIGTAIFGNRNYAV, translated from the coding sequence ATGAGCTCATACATAGCAGACAATTTGAAGGAGATCAGTCAAAAAATACAAGCCGGCGCAGAAAAGTCTGGACGAAACACTAGTGATATAGTGCTGATAGCTGTGACGAAGACGGTGGATGAGGATAAAATAAACGAGGCAATAGAGCATGGGGTTACGGATATTGGCGAAAACAAGCCCCAGGAAATAGTGAGAAAGTTCGACAACATAATAGGAAATGTGAGATGGCATCTTATAGGGTCTTTACAGACAAACAAGGTAAAATATATAATTGATAAAGTGGATTTAATACATTCTCTCGACAGGGAAGGGCTGGCCAAGGAAATCGACAAGAGGGCAAAAGCGGCCGGCAAGATCATGGACTGCCTTGTCCAGATTAACATATCTAACGAGGATACAAAGCACGGCCTTGATGAGTCTGAGGTCGAGGATTTCATAAGAACAGTATCCAGCAGCTGCCCAAACATAAGGATAAGAGGCCTTATGGCCATGGCGCCGTTTGTAGAAGACCCTGAAGAATCCAGGATATATTTTAAAAAAATAAAGGAAATTTCATTGAAAATTGAGAATCTGAATATTCAAGGGGTATATATGGATTATCTGTCCATGGGTATGAGCAATGATTACGAGATAGCTCTGCAAGAGGGATCCAACATGGTCAGAATAGGGACTGCAATATTTGGAAATAGAAATTATGCTGTTTAG
- a CDS encoding HlyD family efflux transporter periplasmic adaptor subunit — protein MGRKKRRAQRKIFNYLIFMGIFSYIVFNLVMSIINSSIQTHTVKKGQIVEYLQKDGYAVRQESVFYTSIGGIPKYLHNEGDRISINDYVCEIQTNEADQMLRQEADTIARRLEVVSSGGALAGVTPEKLDRGIEVKRKEIKNSITMGAFDSVERLKKELLFLMDEKSILYGSLSGQDSGMLQKKADAIQAKIQSSSRVIPTTISGVLSFQADGFEGSMTPAEIGKIDSDFLKTLSNNNVIKKDGALEKGDPAFKIANNHFMYLLFIVNEKENKELKVGQGIYVKSGKETVYCVIKDMYKDSQGKSIMVFKTASVPAEFLDKRILGCSIVTKNVSGIKIPKAAIATLDGKQGVYVISETGQATFKEIKCQIGENEEHIILDYKRIEAEKIDTAKLYDEIIMNPKRVKEGQKIR, from the coding sequence TTGGGCAGAAAAAAACGCAGAGCGCAGAGAAAAATATTCAACTATTTAATTTTCATGGGGATTTTCAGCTATATTGTATTCAATCTTGTTATGAGCATAATAAATTCGAGCATACAAACGCACACTGTAAAAAAGGGTCAGATTGTAGAATACCTCCAAAAGGACGGATATGCTGTAAGGCAGGAGTCGGTGTTTTATACTAGCATAGGAGGAATTCCCAAATATCTTCACAATGAAGGCGACAGGATAAGCATAAATGACTATGTATGCGAGATACAAACCAATGAAGCTGACCAGATGCTAAGGCAGGAGGCGGATACAATCGCCAGAAGGCTTGAGGTGGTATCCTCCGGTGGCGCCCTTGCAGGGGTGACTCCGGAAAAGCTCGACAGAGGGATAGAGGTAAAGCGCAAAGAGATAAAAAACAGCATAACGATGGGGGCTTTCGATTCTGTAGAGAGGCTTAAAAAGGAGCTGCTGTTTCTTATGGATGAAAAGAGTATACTTTATGGCAGTCTTTCAGGCCAAGACTCAGGAATGCTTCAAAAAAAAGCTGATGCCATACAAGCAAAGATTCAGAGCTCTTCGCGTGTAATACCAACCACGATATCAGGAGTGCTAAGCTTCCAGGCTGACGGATTCGAAGGCAGTATGACGCCTGCGGAAATTGGAAAAATAGATTCGGATTTTTTGAAAACTCTGAGCAACAACAATGTCATAAAAAAGGACGGAGCTCTTGAAAAAGGTGATCCGGCCTTCAAGATAGCAAACAACCATTTCATGTACCTGCTTTTCATAGTGAATGAAAAAGAAAACAAGGAACTCAAGGTTGGGCAGGGTATATATGTTAAAAGCGGCAAGGAAACGGTTTATTGCGTAATAAAGGACATGTACAAGGATTCACAAGGCAAAAGCATAATGGTTTTCAAAACAGCATCGGTGCCTGCTGAATTTCTGGACAAGAGGATCCTCGGCTGCAGCATTGTGACAAAAAATGTATCAGGTATTAAAATTCCCAAGGCTGCGATTGCCACATTGGATGGAAAACAGGGAGTATACGTGATATCCGAAACGGGGCAGGCGACCTTCAAGGAGATAAAATGCCAGATAGGTGAGAATGAAGAGCATATTATTCTCGACTACAAGCGAATCGAGGCTGAAAAAATAGACACGGCAAAGCTTTACGATGAAATAATAATGAATCCTAAAAGGGTAAAGGAAGGCCAGAAGATAAGATAG
- a CDS encoding NAD(P)H-dependent glycerol-3-phosphate dehydrogenase — MEKICILGAGSWGSALGILLAKKGYDVDMWSLDKEQCESVNRTRENVDFLPGVVFPNNINLSNDLGVSVQGAKAVVLAVPSQAVRSVLKSAKPFITREQVIVNVAKGFEKETNLRISQVCKQELPENNFAVLSGPSHAEEVGRDMPTTVVVAAEDIKVAELVQDIFISPKFRVYTNEDLIGVELGGTLKNIIAFGAGISDGLGYGDNTKAALMTRGIREIVRLGVAMGAKATTFSGLSGIGDLIVTCTSMHSRNRRAGILVGQGKTLDEALEEVKMVVEGVVATEVAYEISKKYDIDMPITREIFGVLYEGKDVKKSVIDLMLRSRTHEMEDLSI, encoded by the coding sequence ATGGAAAAGATATGTATATTGGGTGCAGGCAGCTGGGGAAGCGCGCTTGGAATACTCCTGGCTAAAAAGGGTTACGATGTTGACATGTGGTCATTAGACAAGGAACAGTGCGAAAGTGTCAACAGGACAAGGGAAAACGTGGATTTTCTTCCGGGCGTGGTATTTCCAAACAACATAAATCTCAGCAATGATCTTGGCGTGTCCGTGCAGGGCGCAAAGGCGGTAGTGCTGGCTGTGCCTTCCCAGGCTGTAAGAAGCGTGCTCAAATCGGCAAAGCCTTTCATAACCAGGGAGCAAGTGATTGTAAATGTGGCTAAGGGCTTTGAGAAAGAGACAAATTTGAGAATATCCCAGGTGTGCAAGCAGGAGCTGCCGGAAAACAACTTTGCAGTGCTTTCCGGGCCTTCGCATGCAGAAGAGGTCGGAAGGGACATGCCTACAACGGTAGTAGTTGCAGCCGAGGATATAAAGGTGGCCGAGCTTGTACAGGACATATTCATATCTCCAAAGTTCAGAGTATACACCAATGAGGATTTGATAGGTGTAGAGCTGGGCGGCACGCTAAAGAACATAATAGCATTTGGCGCAGGCATATCAGACGGCCTGGGCTACGGAGACAATACAAAGGCCGCTCTAATGACAAGAGGCATAAGGGAGATTGTAAGGCTCGGGGTTGCGATGGGAGCCAAAGCCACGACTTTCTCGGGACTTTCCGGCATAGGAGACCTCATAGTCACATGCACAAGCATGCACAGCAGAAACCGGAGGGCGGGCATACTTGTAGGACAGGGCAAGACTCTGGATGAAGCGCTTGAAGAGGTTAAGATGGTGGTTGAGGGCGTCGTAGCAACAGAGGTTGCATATGAAATATCAAAGAAGTATGATATTGACATGCCAATAACGAGAGAGATTTTCGGAGTCCTCTACGAAGGCAAGGATGTTAAAAAGTCTGTGATTGATCTTATGCTAAGAAGCAGAACTCATGAAATGGAAGATTTGAGCATATAG